A single Phytohabitans houttuyneae DNA region contains:
- a CDS encoding polysaccharide biosynthesis tyrosine autokinase has translation MALITGLAAGTMGLLTILAVPQYATSVTFFVTTPSQGLSDAYQGGLFSAQRVTSYATLLEGDRLAQAIAADASLGLSPRQVQERITARVVPDTVLLEATVTDSSKARSKALAEALAADFRTLVQVLETPPGQSTATVKVDVVAGPTPDDAPVSPKPVRNLGLATLLGLLLGAGAAVLREKLDSTVKSAEELRDATDAPTLAVVPFDAKAADAPLLTEAASCSRSESLRHLRTNLQFADVDGPVRTLVVTSAVPGEGKSTTAVNTAITFAQADKRVLLIDADLRRPKVAEYLDLEGAVGLSNVLAGQVGIEDVVQHWGRHQLFVLPSGSVPPNPSELLGSRAMAHLLARQREHYDLIVIDTPPLVPVTDAAVLTAMADGAVMVARSGKTSTAQIRTGLARLRAVDARVLGCVLNMQATKASDGYYAYYGQQHDGKHRTRQRDAADLVRAA, from the coding sequence GTGGCCCTCATCACCGGGCTGGCCGCCGGCACGATGGGCCTGCTGACGATTCTGGCCGTTCCCCAGTACGCGACCTCGGTCACGTTCTTTGTCACCACCCCGAGCCAAGGGCTCTCCGATGCGTACCAAGGTGGTTTGTTCTCGGCGCAGCGGGTGACCTCGTACGCCACCCTGCTCGAAGGCGACCGGCTCGCCCAGGCGATCGCGGCCGACGCGTCGCTCGGCCTGTCGCCGCGCCAGGTGCAGGAGCGGATCACGGCGCGCGTGGTGCCCGATACGGTGCTGCTGGAAGCGACCGTCACCGACTCCTCCAAGGCGCGCTCGAAGGCGCTCGCCGAGGCCCTCGCCGCGGATTTCCGGACCCTGGTACAGGTGCTGGAGACGCCGCCGGGGCAGTCCACCGCGACCGTCAAGGTGGACGTCGTCGCGGGGCCCACGCCCGACGACGCGCCGGTCTCGCCGAAGCCGGTGCGCAACCTCGGCCTCGCGACGCTGCTCGGGCTGCTGCTCGGCGCCGGCGCCGCGGTCCTGCGGGAAAAGCTCGACTCCACGGTGAAGTCGGCGGAAGAGCTCCGCGACGCGACCGACGCGCCGACGCTGGCGGTCGTACCCTTCGACGCCAAGGCGGCCGACGCTCCACTGTTGACGGAGGCGGCGTCCTGCTCCCGCAGCGAGTCGCTGCGGCACCTGCGGACCAACCTCCAGTTCGCCGACGTCGACGGGCCGGTGCGCACGCTCGTCGTCACCAGTGCCGTGCCTGGTGAAGGCAAGTCGACCACGGCGGTGAACACGGCGATCACGTTCGCGCAGGCCGACAAGCGCGTGCTGCTGATCGACGCCGACCTGCGGCGCCCGAAGGTGGCCGAGTACCTCGACCTCGAAGGCGCGGTCGGCCTGTCCAATGTGCTGGCTGGGCAGGTAGGCATCGAAGACGTCGTGCAGCACTGGGGCCGGCACCAGCTGTTCGTCCTCCCGAGCGGCTCCGTCCCGCCCAACCCGAGCGAGCTGCTCGGCTCCCGGGCGATGGCGCACCTGCTCGCCCGGCAACGCGAGCACTACGACCTCATCGTCATCGACACGCCGCCCCTGGTGCCGGTCACCGACGCCGCCGTGCTCACCGCGATGGCGGACGGCGCAGTGATGGTCGCCCGGTCGGGCAAGACCTCCACCGCGCAGATCAGGACCGGGCTCGCCCGGCTCCGCGCAGTCGACGCGCGGGTGCTCGGCTGCGTGCTGAACATGCAGGCGACGAAGGCGAGTGACGGGTACTACGCCTACTACGGCCAGCAGCACGACGGCAAGCACCGCACGCGGCAGCGCGACGCCGCGGATCTGGTCAGGGCAGCTTGA
- a CDS encoding arsenate reductase/protein-tyrosine-phosphatase family protein, protein MLLFVCQGNLCRSPMAEFLARATTGGAAVSAGTHAVAGRPVHPHALTALAEEGIDASGFRSRALTASLVGEASLTLTATREQRGACTRLAPRQLGQVFTLRQFARLVEAAGLRAPTTVDGVLEAVVAVRSNVQPVPPSSDEIADPVAGTLDDMRACLRLIQRDLAPVLAVLKLP, encoded by the coding sequence GTGCTGCTCTTTGTCTGCCAGGGAAACCTGTGCCGGTCGCCGATGGCCGAGTTTCTTGCCCGCGCCACTACGGGTGGTGCGGCGGTCAGCGCCGGCACGCACGCGGTCGCCGGCCGCCCGGTGCATCCGCACGCCTTGACCGCCCTCGCCGAGGAAGGGATCGACGCGTCGGGCTTCCGCAGCCGCGCGCTCACAGCGAGCCTTGTCGGCGAGGCCTCGCTCACCTTGACGGCGACGCGGGAGCAACGCGGCGCGTGCACCCGCCTGGCGCCACGCCAGCTAGGCCAGGTCTTCACGCTCCGGCAGTTCGCCCGGCTCGTCGAGGCGGCCGGGCTGCGCGCGCCCACCACTGTGGACGGTGTGCTGGAGGCGGTCGTCGCGGTGCGGAGCAACGTCCAGCCGGTGCCGCCGTCCAGCGACGAGATCGCCGATCCGGTGGCCGGCACGCTCGACGACATGCGCGCCTGTCTGCGGCTGATCCAGCGCGATCTCGCGCCCGTGCTGGCCGTCCTCAAGCTGCCCTGA
- a CDS encoding sugar transferase, which yields MNGRTSLSTKGTGASARYVKRAIDLVVGGLLLVLLAPVMAVVALALLVHSGRPALFRQVRPGLHQVPWTMCKFRTMRPARDRAEFWHGDDERTTKLGLLLRRTSLDELPQLVHVVTGRMSLVGPRPLLMEYLPRYSAHHLRRHEMRPGITGLAQVSGRSWLTMRQRLDLDVRYVDEWSLWLDLRILARTLIVPFQQGHATGQTIADIDDLNLCGDRDDEPVRSASSSR from the coding sequence ATGAACGGTCGCACATCACTGTCCACAAAGGGCACCGGCGCGTCGGCCCGGTACGTCAAGCGCGCGATCGACCTCGTTGTCGGCGGCCTGCTGCTGGTGCTGCTCGCACCGGTGATGGCGGTGGTCGCGCTCGCACTGCTCGTCCACTCGGGCCGACCGGCGCTCTTCCGGCAGGTACGCCCCGGGCTGCACCAGGTGCCGTGGACGATGTGCAAGTTCCGCACGATGCGGCCGGCCCGCGACCGCGCCGAGTTCTGGCACGGCGATGACGAACGCACGACGAAGCTCGGCCTTCTCCTGCGCCGCACCAGCCTCGATGAGCTGCCGCAGCTGGTGCACGTCGTGACCGGGCGGATGAGCCTCGTCGGGCCGCGCCCGCTGCTCATGGAGTACCTGCCCCGCTACAGCGCGCACCACCTGCGGCGGCACGAGATGCGCCCGGGCATCACAGGTCTGGCCCAGGTCAGCGGGCGCAGCTGGCTCACGATGCGCCAGCGGCTCGACCTCGACGTGCGTTACGTGGACGAATGGTCGCTGTGGCTCGACCTGCGCATCCTGGCCCGCACGCTGATCGTGCCCTTCCAGCAGGGGCACGCCACGGGGCAGACCATCGCCGACATCGACGACCTGAACCTCTGCGGCGACCGGGACGACGAGCCGGTCCGGTCCGCTTCCAGTTCCCGCTGA
- a CDS encoding DUF4389 domain-containing protein, with product MAAGGLVGVLVVVAAVVLLFSGRYPQPIFDFVMGMNRWCYRVFAYAALMRDEYPPFRLDGGGTDPGTAPVASLPGGDGGGGVLVGSAPGGAGR from the coding sequence GTGGCGGCTGGCGGGCTGGTCGGCGTTCTCGTGGTCGTGGCGGCGGTCGTACTGCTGTTCTCCGGCCGCTACCCGCAGCCCATCTTCGACTTCGTCATGGGTATGAACCGGTGGTGCTACCGCGTGTTCGCGTACGCAGCGCTGATGCGTGACGAGTACCCACCGTTCCGCCTCGACGGCGGTGGCACCGACCCCGGCACGGCGCCGGTCGCGTCTCTGCCCGGCGGCGACGGCGGTGGCGGTGTCCTGGTCGGCTCGGCGCCCGGCGGCGCAGGTCGCTGA
- a CDS encoding DUF4389 domain-containing protein yields the protein MRAGRIVAVVVGAVLAVVGLAAVAGGGALMAVHAVARDGAGYYQSPTERVDTPTAALAARLELGADLADEVVPERPVGTLRVRAESVDGSALFVGVAPTRDVDRWLAGTAYERVDQVRYGPFRTETHLVAGDEPAGAPAGQAFWVATATGAGSQELTWPSERGDWTVVLMNADGRTGVAADVSVGAKTGVLLPLGAALAVAGLPLLAAGVVIMLIALKGTAPPDLAADREPAVVPGSYPVRLDGHLDAGLSRWLWLVKWLLVLPHLFVLALLWLAFVPLTIVAGVAILFTARYPRAIFDFNVGVLRWTWRVCYYGYSALATDRYPPFSLASDPAYPADLTVAYPQRLSPVSCSSSGGCWPFPTTSSWPCLPAAGPVVGAGSRTSGAWRLAGWSAFSWSWRRSYCCSPAATRSPSSTSSWV from the coding sequence ATGCGTGCCGGAAGAATTGTCGCGGTCGTCGTCGGCGCCGTCCTGGCGGTCGTCGGCTTGGCCGCAGTCGCCGGCGGCGGCGCGCTGATGGCGGTCCACGCGGTCGCCCGCGACGGCGCCGGTTACTACCAGAGCCCTACGGAGCGGGTGGACACTCCGACGGCCGCGCTGGCGGCCCGTTTGGAGCTGGGTGCCGATCTCGCCGACGAGGTCGTGCCCGAGCGGCCGGTCGGGACGTTGCGCGTTCGTGCTGAGTCCGTCGACGGCAGCGCCCTGTTCGTCGGCGTCGCCCCGACCCGCGATGTCGACCGCTGGCTGGCCGGTACGGCTTACGAGCGGGTGGACCAGGTCCGATACGGTCCGTTCCGCACCGAGACGCACCTCGTGGCTGGGGACGAACCTGCGGGTGCGCCGGCCGGACAGGCGTTCTGGGTCGCCACGGCGACCGGCGCCGGCTCGCAGGAGCTGACCTGGCCCAGCGAGCGCGGCGACTGGACGGTGGTGCTCATGAACGCCGACGGCCGCACCGGTGTGGCAGCGGACGTCTCGGTCGGGGCCAAGACAGGAGTGCTGTTGCCCCTGGGCGCCGCGCTGGCCGTCGCCGGTCTGCCGCTGCTGGCCGCCGGCGTCGTGATCATGTTGATCGCGCTGAAGGGCACGGCACCGCCCGACCTCGCGGCGGACCGCGAGCCGGCCGTGGTTCCGGGCAGCTACCCGGTGCGGCTGGACGGGCACCTCGACGCCGGGCTGAGTCGCTGGCTCTGGCTGGTCAAGTGGTTGCTGGTGCTACCGCACCTGTTCGTGCTGGCGTTGCTGTGGCTGGCGTTCGTGCCACTGACCATCGTCGCCGGCGTGGCGATCCTGTTCACCGCACGCTATCCGCGGGCGATCTTCGACTTCAACGTCGGCGTGCTGCGCTGGACCTGGCGGGTCTGCTACTACGGCTACAGCGCGCTGGCCACCGACCGGTACCCGCCGTTCAGCCTCGCCAGCGACCCGGCCTACCCGGCCGATCTCACCGTCGCCTACCCGCAACGCCTCTCCCCGGTCTCGTGCTCGTCAAGTGGTGGCTGCTGGCCATTCCCCACTACATCGTCGTGGCCCTGTTTACCGGCGGCTGGGCCGGTGGTTGGGGCTGGCAGCAGGACCAGTGGCGCGTGGCGGCTGGCGGGCTGGTCGGCGTTCTCGTGGTCGTGGCGGCGGTCGTACTGCTGTTCTCCGGCCGCTACCCGCAGCCCATCTTCGACTTCGTCATGGGTATGA
- a CDS encoding DsbA family protein produces MGKQAREATRERRIARDAAQRRTTRRNRVLAFAGGLVIIGLVVAIVVAVLNAAGASGDKQSAAARERLVAPAIATAQGALALGKAGAPVQLEIYLDYMCPYCGRFERANSGELARMVADGEVRVHLYPLSFLDKMSRGTRYSTRAANAIATVGDQAPDKVLAFSAALFASQPAEGSRGLSDDEIARLASDSGVPPATVARFAEGSFEPWLAASTSAVFETGVTSTPTVKINGTRFTGDLYTVGPLTEAVTAAKARS; encoded by the coding sequence GTGGGAAAGCAGGCGCGAGAAGCGACCCGTGAGCGACGCATCGCCCGGGATGCAGCCCAGCGACGTACGACGCGACGCAATCGCGTCCTGGCCTTCGCCGGTGGGCTGGTCATTATTGGCTTGGTCGTCGCGATCGTGGTGGCTGTCCTCAACGCCGCCGGAGCCAGCGGTGACAAGCAGAGCGCCGCTGCGCGTGAGCGTCTGGTTGCCCCGGCAATCGCCACCGCCCAAGGCGCGCTGGCCCTGGGCAAGGCCGGCGCGCCCGTACAGCTTGAGATCTACCTGGACTACATGTGCCCGTACTGCGGGCGGTTCGAGCGCGCGAACAGCGGCGAGCTTGCTCGGATGGTCGCCGATGGCGAGGTCCGCGTCCATCTGTATCCACTGTCGTTCCTGGACAAGATGTCGCGAGGCACCCGGTACTCCACCCGGGCAGCGAATGCGATTGCCACGGTCGGCGACCAGGCTCCGGACAAGGTCCTGGCTTTCAGCGCCGCGCTGTTCGCCAGCCAGCCGGCGGAGGGCAGCCGCGGACTGTCCGACGATGAGATCGCCCGGCTCGCCAGCGACAGCGGCGTCCCGCCCGCGACGGTGGCGCGGTTTGCGGAAGGCAGCTTCGAGCCGTGGCTGGCGGCCTCGACCAGCGCGGTGTTCGAGACCGGCGTGACGAGTACACCCACCGTGAAGATCAACGGCACACGGTTCACCGGCGACCTCTACACGGTGGGACCCTTGACCGAAGCCGTGACGGCGGCGAAGGCCCGGTCGTGA
- a CDS encoding exonuclease domain-containing protein — MRIRRRAALPVPDLRTPWREAEFCAIDLETTGLDLRSDEIISYGAAIVRQARIPCGEVVYRQLRPSREVSVDAMKVHGLRSADLADAPGIDELLDEIVGLLAGRVPVAHAAWVERAFLDRALRPGRRLNRIVIDTAALLRAARLAGGSGREPDLEVSARQLGLPVHTPHHALGDAFTTAELLLALATRMERNRRRPLTIADLYAVSRHHQHVEG, encoded by the coding sequence ATGCGAATTCGCCGCCGGGCGGCCCTACCGGTGCCTGATCTACGCACACCCTGGCGCGAGGCGGAGTTCTGCGCCATCGACCTGGAGACGACCGGCCTCGACCTGCGTAGCGACGAGATCATCTCGTATGGGGCGGCGATCGTCCGGCAGGCCCGGATCCCGTGTGGCGAGGTGGTGTACCGGCAGCTGCGGCCGTCTCGCGAGGTCTCCGTCGACGCCATGAAGGTGCACGGCTTGCGGTCCGCCGACCTCGCCGACGCGCCAGGCATCGACGAGCTGCTCGACGAGATCGTCGGGTTGCTGGCCGGCCGGGTGCCTGTCGCCCACGCGGCGTGGGTGGAGCGCGCCTTTCTGGACCGGGCGCTGCGACCCGGCCGCCGGCTCAACCGGATCGTGATCGATACCGCTGCGCTCCTGCGCGCCGCCCGCCTGGCCGGCGGCAGCGGCCGCGAGCCGGACCTGGAGGTATCCGCCCGGCAGCTCGGGCTGCCGGTGCACACCCCGCACCACGCGCTCGGTGACGCGTTCACCACCGCAGAGCTGCTGTTGGCACTCGCCACCCGGATGGAACGCAACCGCCGGCGGCCGCTGACGATCGCCGACCTGTACGCGGTGTCGCGGCACCATCAGCACGTCGAGGGCTGA
- a CDS encoding SAM-dependent methyltransferase — protein sequence MDLPRSFTIRESSHRILNPFTDEKLATLGRALHLAPGTRMLDLACGKGEMLCTWAAAHRVTGTGVDISSDFIGAASARAAALGVADQVTFLHDDAASHAATDPVDVASCIGATWIGGGVAGTVELLRRSLRPGGTMLVGEPYWRREPPDQAAVEGSMATSKDEFRSLPALIEQFGELGVDVVEMVLADQDSWDRYVAAQWLNIRRWLDRNPDDELAEQMRAELTTAPVRYARYQRDYLGWGVFVLMDR from the coding sequence GTGGATCTTCCACGTAGTTTCACCATCCGCGAGAGCAGCCACCGCATTCTCAATCCCTTCACCGATGAGAAGCTCGCCACGCTGGGCCGCGCGTTGCACCTCGCGCCCGGGACGCGAATGCTCGACCTCGCCTGCGGCAAGGGCGAGATGCTGTGCACCTGGGCGGCCGCGCATCGTGTGACCGGCACCGGTGTCGACATCAGTTCCGACTTCATCGGCGCGGCCAGCGCGCGAGCAGCGGCGCTCGGCGTCGCCGACCAGGTCACCTTCCTGCACGACGACGCGGCGAGCCACGCCGCCACGGATCCGGTAGACGTCGCTTCGTGCATCGGCGCGACGTGGATCGGCGGTGGTGTGGCCGGCACCGTCGAGCTGCTGCGGCGCAGCCTCCGCCCCGGCGGGACGATGCTGGTCGGCGAGCCGTACTGGCGCCGTGAGCCACCGGACCAGGCCGCGGTCGAAGGCTCCATGGCCACCAGCAAGGACGAGTTCCGTTCCCTGCCGGCCCTGATCGAGCAGTTCGGCGAGCTCGGGGTCGACGTCGTGGAGATGGTGCTGGCCGACCAGGACAGCTGGGACCGCTACGTCGCGGCCCAGTGGCTCAACATCCGCCGCTGGCTCGACCGCAATCCCGACGACGAGCTGGCGGAGCAGATGCGCGCGGAGCTCACCACCGCCCCGGTGCGCTACGCCCGCTACCAGCGCGATTACCTCGGCTGGGGCGTGTTCGTTCTGATGGACCGCTGA
- a CDS encoding putative nucleotidyltransferase substrate binding domain-containing protein, whose protein sequence is MKEFADFLGDQPPFDTLDAEDLARLVAHVEVEYFAAGATVVPENAPPTHLWVVRTGGLEVVDRGRVVDLLGPGDTYGHVWLLSGLPSPLRVRAHEESLCLRIADPRAFLAHPERLRYAALRSTPGGQRVVGGSGRADRPLARLARPIVWCDASDSVRDVAARIGAAGLSCALVRGGAGTGIVTDLDFRQDVATGRVGVDGPIGALATTPVLTIAQEATQAAGLLRMVEHGVHHLVVVDAGGEPAGVVRAVDLAQADVRDPLLIRSAIDDAADIDALAEACRLLPTTLVELCDSGVDAAHVSALHAAVVDAALRRVLRLRHSPALSAVRHSWVLLGSLARREPLPLSDVDTALVWAAEDHDVGDAIRAEAWQVLRDVRRCGFALCTNGANAHNPLFSRSRAEWVEAAWSWQRDPTQENALLLSAMVADSRPLTDPELGRALTENIRSHTRTSQFLRAVLDEAVGWRPPTGFVRGFVVQHSGEHRGQLDLKAGGLAPIVSLARWIAIAAGDASGTTVERLRRGTALGLLTVDEADTLAGGFDNIYGLLLHRQVTAIRVGQAPSTYVAPRELDTLSRRHLRETFRAVALVQARVDREWLHRLPVGER, encoded by the coding sequence ATGAAGGAGTTCGCGGACTTTTTAGGCGACCAGCCACCTTTCGACACGCTGGACGCCGAGGATCTTGCGCGGCTCGTCGCGCATGTCGAGGTCGAGTACTTCGCGGCCGGTGCGACCGTCGTGCCCGAGAACGCCCCGCCGACTCACCTCTGGGTCGTACGCACGGGCGGGCTGGAGGTGGTCGACCGGGGCCGGGTTGTGGATCTGCTCGGACCGGGCGATACCTACGGCCACGTCTGGCTGCTGTCCGGCCTACCGTCGCCACTGCGAGTGCGGGCACATGAGGAGAGCCTGTGCCTGCGGATAGCGGACCCGCGCGCGTTCCTGGCCCATCCCGAGCGACTGCGGTACGCCGCCCTGCGATCGACGCCGGGCGGGCAGCGCGTGGTCGGCGGGTCAGGCCGCGCCGATCGGCCGCTCGCCCGGCTCGCCCGCCCGATCGTGTGGTGCGACGCGTCCGACAGTGTCCGCGACGTCGCCGCGCGGATCGGCGCGGCGGGGCTGTCCTGCGCGTTGGTACGCGGCGGCGCGGGCACCGGCATCGTGACCGACCTGGACTTCCGGCAGGACGTGGCCACCGGACGGGTTGGCGTCGACGGTCCCATCGGCGCGCTGGCCACGACACCGGTGCTGACCATCGCGCAAGAGGCCACCCAGGCCGCCGGGCTGCTGCGGATGGTCGAGCACGGCGTACACCACCTGGTCGTCGTGGACGCAGGCGGTGAGCCGGCTGGCGTGGTGCGGGCGGTGGACCTGGCCCAGGCCGACGTCCGCGATCCGTTGCTGATCCGATCGGCGATCGACGACGCCGCCGACATCGACGCTCTGGCCGAGGCGTGCCGGCTGCTGCCGACCACGCTGGTCGAGCTCTGCGACAGCGGTGTGGACGCGGCGCACGTCAGCGCCTTGCACGCCGCTGTCGTCGACGCGGCGCTGCGGCGCGTCCTGCGGCTGCGGCACAGCCCGGCACTCAGTGCGGTACGCCACTCGTGGGTCCTGCTCGGCTCGCTGGCCCGCCGCGAACCCCTGCCTCTGTCTGATGTGGACACGGCGCTGGTCTGGGCCGCGGAGGACCACGACGTCGGGGACGCCATCCGAGCCGAGGCGTGGCAGGTGCTGCGCGACGTCCGGCGCTGCGGCTTCGCGCTCTGCACCAACGGCGCCAACGCGCACAATCCGCTGTTCAGCCGGTCTCGCGCGGAGTGGGTCGAGGCCGCTTGGAGCTGGCAGCGCGACCCGACTCAGGAAAACGCCCTGTTGCTGTCCGCCATGGTCGCCGACAGTCGCCCGCTGACCGATCCCGAGCTGGGCCGCGCTCTCACCGAGAACATACGCTCGCACACGCGAACCAGCCAGTTTCTTCGGGCCGTGCTGGACGAGGCGGTCGGCTGGCGGCCGCCCACCGGATTCGTCCGGGGCTTCGTGGTACAGCACAGCGGAGAGCACCGCGGCCAGCTCGACCTCAAGGCCGGCGGTCTGGCGCCGATCGTCTCGCTGGCCCGCTGGATCGCCATCGCGGCCGGCGACGCCAGCGGGACGACGGTCGAGCGCCTGCGGCGCGGCACCGCGCTCGGCCTGCTCACCGTCGACGAGGCGGACACGCTGGCGGGCGGCTTCGACAACATCTACGGCCTGCTGCTGCACCGGCAGGTCACGGCGATCCGCGTGGGCCAGGCGCCGTCCACGTACGTCGCGCCGCGAGAGCTGGACACGCTGAGCCGCCGGCACCTGCGCGAGACGTTCCGGGCGGTCGCGCTGGTACAGGCCCGCGTCGACCGCGAATGGCTGCACCGGCTGCCGGTCGGGGAGCGCTGA
- a CDS encoding vitamin K epoxide reductase family protein codes for MTELVARARRLRHANGWIFGTMLLSACLSLAASFVLSIDALRLVEDPNVDLSCNINAVISCGTVASSWQAQLFGFPNAFLGLVAEPVVITIAVASLGGVRFPRWFMLAAQAVYTLGFAFAYWLFYQAMFDIGALCPWCLLVTVSTTLVFATLTHVNIRDGNLFLPARASAVLRSAVDADLDLIAVTIWLLILALAVVLKYGGTLFGS; via the coding sequence GTGACCGAGCTGGTCGCCCGCGCGCGGCGGCTCCGCCACGCAAACGGGTGGATCTTCGGAACGATGTTGCTGTCCGCCTGCCTGAGCCTCGCCGCGTCCTTCGTCCTGTCGATCGACGCGCTACGCCTGGTGGAGGACCCGAACGTCGACCTGTCCTGCAACATCAACGCTGTCATCAGCTGCGGCACGGTCGCCAGCTCATGGCAGGCCCAGCTGTTCGGGTTTCCGAACGCGTTCCTCGGGTTGGTCGCGGAGCCCGTCGTGATCACCATTGCGGTGGCGAGCCTGGGTGGCGTCCGGTTTCCGCGCTGGTTCATGCTCGCCGCGCAGGCTGTCTACACGCTGGGCTTCGCCTTCGCCTACTGGCTGTTCTACCAGGCCATGTTCGACATCGGCGCGCTGTGCCCGTGGTGTCTGCTGGTCACCGTCTCGACAACGCTGGTGTTCGCGACGCTTACCCACGTGAACATCCGCGACGGCAACCTGTTCCTACCCGCCCGGGCCAGCGCGGTGCTGAGGTCCGCCGTCGACGCCGATCTGGACCTCATCGCCGTCACCATCTGGCTGCTGATCCTCGCCCTGGCGGTCGTCCTGAAATACGGCGGCACCCTGTTCGGTAGCTGA
- a CDS encoding pentapeptide repeat-containing protein — protein MPFNARHLSGADFTNVAAESVILAHANAQSARFTAAKLSNACMIGADLTGGRSGSPDDPSDWSLGD, from the coding sequence CTGCCGTTCAACGCGCGCCATCTAAGCGGAGCGGATTTCACCAACGTCGCCGCCGAATCGGTGATCTTGGCGCACGCCAACGCACAAAGCGCACGTTTCACCGCGGCCAAACTATCCAACGCGTGCATGATCGGCGCCGACCTCACCGGTGGACGTAGCGGTAGTCCCGACGATCCGAGCGACTGGTCCCTCGGCGACTGA
- a CDS encoding serine/threonine-protein kinase, protein MINGMVGDRYRLQERLGRGGTATVWRGVDIDTGEPVAVKVLDAALASRPVMVERLRREAEAVARLAHPNIVAARDAGIGHDATYLAMELVDGPTVADLLTSGGPLPVEQAITIAEQVCAALSAAHAAGVIHRDIKPGNLIVDRTGVVKVCDFGIAQLRTRDAQAALTGPSEAVGTCEYMAPEQANGEPIDARTDLYSLGCVLYAMLTGHPPFLEQTAIAVMHQHLHRLPAPVRTVRPDVPAELDELIGRLLAKRARDRPNTATEARARLTAIRTAPTGAGPLPATMAGLSPTTAVLARPSGRRRAAARGVSPRWSAARDGLARWWLSVVAAAVVLATAVTVTAVVVGRDPSGHPAPVAAAPTPAVEAAPPAASTPAEQAPTTAATPAPARTGPATVIDRLAALAGTVQEQVDAGALTAEAGRDLVRQIGEAAVAVQAGKADKGVKKLREVDKRLAELRRDGKLTAAGFAALDVVAPIIAALR, encoded by the coding sequence GTGATCAACGGGATGGTCGGCGACCGGTACCGGCTGCAGGAGCGGCTCGGCCGGGGCGGGACCGCCACGGTGTGGCGCGGCGTGGACATTGACACCGGCGAGCCGGTCGCGGTGAAAGTGCTGGACGCCGCGCTGGCGTCCCGGCCGGTGATGGTGGAGCGGCTACGCCGCGAGGCCGAAGCGGTGGCCCGGCTGGCCCATCCGAACATCGTGGCCGCCCGTGACGCCGGAATCGGTCACGACGCCACCTACCTGGCCATGGAACTGGTCGACGGGCCCACCGTCGCCGACCTGCTGACCAGCGGTGGGCCGCTGCCGGTCGAGCAAGCCATCACGATCGCCGAACAGGTGTGCGCCGCACTCTCGGCCGCGCACGCCGCCGGCGTCATCCACCGCGACATCAAGCCCGGCAACCTGATCGTCGACCGGACCGGTGTGGTGAAGGTGTGCGACTTCGGCATCGCCCAGTTGCGTACCCGGGACGCCCAGGCCGCGCTGACCGGGCCGAGCGAGGCGGTCGGCACCTGCGAGTACATGGCGCCGGAGCAGGCCAACGGCGAGCCGATCGACGCCCGCACCGACCTGTACTCGCTGGGCTGCGTGCTGTACGCGATGCTCACCGGGCATCCGCCGTTTCTGGAACAGACCGCCATCGCGGTGATGCACCAGCACCTGCACCGCCTGCCCGCGCCGGTGCGGACCGTCCGTCCGGACGTGCCCGCCGAGCTCGACGAGCTCATCGGACGGCTGCTGGCCAAACGTGCGCGGGACCGGCCGAACACCGCGACCGAGGCACGCGCCCGGCTGACGGCCATCCGCACCGCCCCGACCGGCGCCGGGCCGCTGCCCGCCACCATGGCCGGCCTGAGCCCGACGACCGCCGTGCTGGCCCGGCCGAGCGGCCGGCGTCGCGCTGCCGCGCGGGGCGTGTCGCCGCGATGGTCCGCCGCGCGGGACGGGTTGGCCCGGTGGTGGCTCAGCGTGGTGGCCGCCGCGGTGGTCCTGGCCACGGCCGTGACCGTGACCGCCGTGGTCGTCGGCCGCGACCCGTCCGGCCATCCCGCGCCGGTGGCGGCCGCACCGACGCCCGCCGTGGAGGCGGCACCGCCCGCGGCGTCGACACCCGCCGAGCAGGCGCCCACCACCGCGGCGACGCCGGCACCGGCCCGGACGGGCCCGGCCACCGTGATCGACCGGCTCGCGGCTCTGGCCGGCACCGTGCAGGAGCAGGTCGACGCCGGCGCCCTCACCGCCGAGGCCGGGCGGGACCTGGTGCGCCAGATCGGCGAGGCCGCGGTCGCGGTGCAGGCCGGCAAGGCGGACAAGGGTGTGAAGAAGCTCCGCGAGGTGGACAAGCGGCTGGCCGAGCTGCGCCGGGACGGCAAGCTGACCGCCGCCGGGTTCGCCGCGCTCGACGTTGTCGCCCCGATCATCGCCGCGCTCCGATGA